DNA sequence from the Macrobrachium rosenbergii isolate ZJJX-2024 chromosome 55, ASM4041242v1, whole genome shotgun sequence genome:
AATTTCTTCACGTAAATGTTGTAATCATGAAAGCATATCCTGGAAAATATCACAACTTAAGAATACGCTATATTTTCTAATACTCTTCTCTTATgctattttctataataattgtGATGTTACCTTGTATATGAATACCCTTCCATAACGTAACCAATTTTGCTAGCGTAATTGTTATCATACAATtcgaatagagaaaaatatatgcTTGACTTCCAGGAATTATTCAAGATTATGCTCTGCTGTTTGTTTAACTGCTTTGCTAAAATTATTTACAACAATGCCTCGTCATCTACAGGAACCACCGAAACTATGGTTCCAATAAAGGGTCACTTATGagcaaaagaaataagcaaaatgaTCCTAAAACCAAAAGTGCTCTGATGACACAGTCAGTAATGAAACCCCAAAAAACTTTGGTTTTACCCTCACCTTTCTGTTCATCACTATTTGAGCCAGAAGGAACGTCGTCTTTTGGAGAACTATCTGCAGGCACTGAAGTCTTTTGGGAACTATCCTGATCTGGGGTACTCTCTGATGACTGATCCTCTACAGACATCTGTTCGTGCATGGCTTGAAAAGAACTTCCCTGGAGTTTGACTTCTAACTGGGTAGAGTAATTTAACTGAAGAGATATTGACTGTGGTGTAAGCCTTCCAGTATCTTCACTAACAGCGCTCAAGTATTCATCTTCATTAACAATGTATGGAGTTTCCGCATTCTGATAAACCTCTGGATCATAAGGAAGACTGGTAGACCTCACaaacatttctttcttgtttttatcacATGCTTGGTCCACATATGATAAACTTGCTGCCCTAGCTGGTTCACAGCATGTTGAAGCCACAGGTTtatcaaaactaaaaactaaaggTTCTGAAGAATTAATACTTTGGGAACGACAAGCAGTACAGTTAGGCATTGGACAAACAGCACTTGGAGAAGCCAAAACAGACTCTTGACTTGCTTGGGATCCTTCACGAGGAGCAGGTGGAAATCGCTCAGTTACTCGTCGACGCACTTCTGCCAGTTCTGAATCAAGACTTGCTGTTGAATCAGAGTCACTTGTTCCCGCTCGTCGTTCCGCTTCCTCCTTTTTAGGAGAAATTGGCTCATGTTTCTCTGGTATTTCATATTGGTGCTCAGCAGGAACAGTAACAGATAGTGtcttttgcttcaaatttttttgCAGCTCTCTTGTATTGTCTATCTGTTTTGAAGAGATTGCCGAAGGTTTTGTTCCAGCTGCATCTGGCGAAGAAACTAAACCTGTGGGACCAGCAGCATTAGCAGGGTCCTGAGAATCAACAACACTGAGAATAGTATCTAACAATTCACTGTAAAAATCTGTATCTCCAGGCTCTCCCTGCTGAAGAGTTGAACTTGAACCATCTCTTTCACAGGTCACCTGAAGACTTGACTTTTCTTCCATGTCTGTGCTAACTATATCATCAGTAACAGAACTAGTTTCAGAGGGAGCCACAATCACAGGTTCATCTGCTGCAAGTGATGTCTTTGTTGTGGTAAGATTATGAACAGAGTCTGACCCATTTGTTGGcagtttcacttctttttctggAGTTAATGTAATATCTGGATGTCCTGATTTAACAGTAAGATCCTCTTCATTCTGTGCCACTTGTGTGATCGATGGTATTTCAGAGAGAGCTTCTGAACTCCAAGAGGCACCAACATCagacgaagatgaagatgctctGAAAGCTGGTTTAGAGCTTACTTGATGGGGCCTTGTGTTTTTACTCTTCTTTGATGAATCACTTTCATTGACCACAGACTCATCTGCAAACTGACCCTTATTAGAAGAATCTGTATCTGACTCACCAGCTGGGGGTTGTACAACAGGCTTTTGCGCCAAATCTAAAGTTGAACCAGTATTGCTGGAGATACAAGGAGCACAACTCTGCAGTATCCTATCAATTGCACTACTTCTGCTACTGTTACTACTAGTACTGATAGAACTGTGACATCGTCTTTCTAATTCAGTAATTTCTAGCTTTGAGGTTTCATTTGCTTGAGATGTTTCATAGCTATCGGTATTCTGTTCATCACTGCCATCTTGTTTACCAGATTTTGAGCCTTTTCCAAGCTCTGAACCAATTGAATATGATCTTCTACGTTCTCCTGGGAATTCATTGTCAAAATAATGTAGTTTCTGAAGTCTGACTCCAGTAATATCtgacttttgtttctttaaaattcccACACGAACAGACCTTTGCTTCATATAGTTTGACTTCTGCTTTTCTATTCTACTTTCAGACTCAGGCTGCCTTTTTTTCAATGAGGATTTTTCAAAAGTTGATCGCCTTGGGGAAGCTGGTTCAGATGAGATTTTAGGTGGTCTCCCAGATATTATAGGGGACCTAGAATATTCCCTAGTTTCAGTCCTTTCACTGTAAGATAAGCTGCCACtacatgaattttctttctttagaatactATGTTCCTGAATGTGTTGAGATTTCAGTATTCCAGTTACAGCACTACCTAAACTTGCAGCATCTGGGAGGCTTTGGGGAACGTCTTTCATCTTTCCTGGAGGGGGATCAAACAATTTTCCAGGTGCTGggagattttcatatatatgtactactTTTGCAACCAAGTTTTTTGGCTTTTCTTCTGTGGCATCAATATTAACTTCCGCTTCACTGTGAGTGGATATGTCTATAACTCCAGCCTTATAGACTTCAGGtacattttcataaatgtgaCTTTCACTTGCTGTGCTACTAGTGACGGAAAAATTTCCTTGTAGGGCTTCAACTGGTTTGATAGATTCTTTAAAGACTGACTCAAGTGGTTGGGCCTGTTCTAGAATAGTTGATTCTATTTGTTCTGTTGCAATTCTTAATAATGAATTCTGTTTATGAAGCTGCTTCTGTGTTTTTTTATCCTCCTGGTTTGGACTAGTGTCTTGGTTTACCaaggatttattattatcatcgataTCCGATTCAAAGTCTCTTCCTTGAGGAGGAGACATGAGATCTAATACATTTTCACGGGAATCTTTCTTCTTCAATACACCAACAATGCGGCAAGATGAATTACTCTTCATAATGGGAGGTGTATCAATAGGATTTGTAATCTCAACACAGCTGAGACTGGAGAGCCGAATGTTCTCAACACTACGGCTCTTCGCTCTAATCTTCCCTGATACACCACGTGCAAATATTTCACTAACCGTTGATGTTTTATTTGCATCAGTTACAGCAGCCTCGAGTTTATCTTTCTCAAACTCACTCTCAGTTTGACTTCTTTTGAAGGAAGGCAAATGAGCTGGCTTCGAGGTGCTACCATCATCACTGTCTAATGCTGGCTCACTAGCAAGTCTAAAGTTTCCCTCAGATATAGTCTTTGTAAGTCTACGATGGCTTGGCATCAGTTTTCTTGTAATCCTGTTTTCTTTGTGAGTGGGAGACCTTTCCTTATCAGGCTCTCCTCCCAATCTTATATTCTCAATTCTTATCTCATTCCCACTAGAAGTAAGTAAATTTGCCTTAGGTGGAATGTTGACGTAAGTTACTTCTGGCTCCTGTTTTGCAATTGTGTAGGCACTTGGAACATAAAGGTCCCCATGACTtccaaaaacttttatttcagtataAGCAATCTCTACTTCCCTTCCTTCAACAGATGCAACATCACTTATGTTCTGGTTTGATTCGAAGACATCATCTTCTAATACTGAAGGACTCTTCAAATTAGGAGTGGATTCTGCTTGTTGTAACTCATCAGACTTGGAGAATTCAAAGGATGTTGACGAAATAACACGACGCATTCCATCCCCATCTTCTTCACTATTTGGGCTAATGCATTCCCTGCTCCTACTAATGTCTTTTGGACTTAATGTAAAATGAACACTATGTATCTCTTGTTTCAAAACAGTAGGAGATCTAATAACTTCCTCTTTCGTGATGCCTTCTAATATGTCATCTGACTCTTTATTACTATTAGAATTTAAAACAGGAATTAAATGTTTTGCACCTTGTGTGTCAGTCTTATTTTGGTCAGCAATTTTATGTGACACAGCATCCTTTGGAGAACTAATGCTAATTGTCCTTTGGCTAGTTTTTGTTTCATCTGCATTGTCTAAGAGACAACTATTATCATTCTTGTGTTCTTTGACATCCATGGCAAATGCTTTGTAATCTTTCAGATTTCTCTCATTGTTTGTTAATGACCGACTTTCTGTTTCACTTGCGTCTCTGCTCTGACTCTCGGTAGCGTCTTTAGTGCCTTCATTCACTGCTGAGTTTTCAACTTCTTCCTCTGTCAAAGATTCGTCAATCTGATCACCAGTAAGAGATATTTTTTCGAGTTCATCTATTTCATCATCTGCTCTTTCTTGATCCCCCAGTGAAGTTACTGTTAGTTCCTCTCCTTTTTCACTCGATCCATCATCTGCATCATCAGTTTTCCTTACGTCTGGTGGTTGGTCATTCATGCTTCCTTTGATGGAGCGTATTTTTTCAATCATTATACCATCATCTTGCTTGAACTTTGCAATCATTTCGTCCCTTCGTGTTACAGATACTTTTGTAGCATTTTGTTCTCGTTTTAGATTGTCTTTCATCTCATCACTTTCATTAGGAATATCTTTCTTAAGCTCATCCTCATGCTTATCAGTGTCTTGTGATTTTTTCTCTTCCAATTCCTCTTTCTTTACCTTTACCTCTGCTTCTGCttgtgtctcctcctcctcctcctcctcctcctcctcctcctcctcatcctcctcctcctcatcctcctcaccATAGTTAGCGGTATCATTGTTATCCTCCTTCATCAGGTTACTTTCCTCTGGTATCGAGTTTCTTATTTTGCCGAGGTCTTCGGGTTTCTCTTGATTATTTCTTTCACACTGAGGAGGAATACAGCTATTTCCTTTGCTCTCCTTCACTAGTTTAATGGAATTTTCTTTCTCCACATCCTCCTTAATTTCTGAATCGATGCCACTTTCCACAGCTTTATGGTTCGGGTCAGTCATTGACACTTCTTTGTTTTCCGCTGATTTTTCCGTTTGTGATTGTGCTTCCTCTTCATCATTGTCATTCTTTGATTCTGTGTCTATTTTTCTTCGTCCTCCCAGTCTATCATTTTCCTTCATGTCTATCTCTTTGCTTTCCTGAGGTGAATTTTCATCAGATTTAATATCCTTGGGTAAGCTGTCACTTTCCTTATCGCCATCTGCTTTCTTACTAGCATCCTCTATTATTTTGCTATCACAAGTTGTGGTATTTTCTACCGATTTTTCAAAAAAGCTGCCAATAAATTTGCTTCGTTTTTCAGATTTAGCGCTACCCTTGAAATGCTCTTGAATTAACTTTTCATTTCGAATTATTTCTCGGGGCTTTTGTTGCTGGTTTTCAAAGAACTGAATAATTTCAGCATCCAATTTCCCACTCATTTTTGACGCCATGTAAACATATCGTTGACGATTATCCTGCTGCGATCTGTTTTCAATAAAAGTGTCCAGACGTTGTCTACAATCTGAAATTTCTCTACGCATAGCTTTGAAAGGCTTTGCTTCTGTCTCTACGTTGCATACATTCTCAGTCTGCTCATCTAGTTgtcctttgttgtttttgttatccAAATTACCTTCTGAGTCAAATTCTTTTCTAACTTTCTTTCCACTTACATTTGGCTCTTCCTCTAATTCATTAACTATTTTACTTTCATCTTCTGTGGGTTCGTCAGGCTTCTTCTCTGCATCACTTCTCTTAATACACTGTTTTGCGCTTTCACTAGTTTTGTGTGTATCTGCAACATCACCCTGAGCAGTTTCCTTTTGCTTGACATCATCTTTCTGTGACTCTGTATCACTACTTTTCGCATCTTCGGTGCCTTTGACAGACGAAACGCTGCTTCTGCGAGAGTCTCCATTgctagattttttctttccatttagtttccCAAGTTTCTGGTTAGAATTCTCTGTTTTTTTGCAACTGGAAGGAGGTGAATTCTTAGGCGATCTCTGAAAGAGATTTTTTCCCTGCGGGGAAACAACCTTTATAATCCTTCCATGTGTTAACCTTGGCGATGGGGATTTCTTCGATATATTAGGAGACGCCGCCTTTTTATGTGATACTCGTGGTGATTCTGCTTTGGGAG
Encoded proteins:
- the LOC136835431 gene encoding uro-adherence factor A-like isoform X5, with protein sequence MVATEQDGGSIKPSTAVAGEPLKPDTCDPKRLEAEGERTYQCSADTGPGRVLHERSVDHTACTCCDKQLGSKEVHCSENRNAIVAAYSSSENIHETDNVANVCCKVKVQQSKEIIYKSDSEKNSDLNIFAVTSDNSSFILSNVSSVIEPNNDVIKCDDVTSVVAGEDNHLEQYKSSQRTDASSVEILENEANEYKETGKTEGKRSIENKGSVAVSDNQGNQNGTNLVPDNDPENLEGPWSSPQLAKVVQELVVCKKFNMTTAQAKKRQHNISRLDIPTKDRTVIFDSTKLSSKVKTEKVEISGIVGLETKKDSGSHDDLLKGVARKLKSSASRSKKSVTEKDKSSEIYSGTPEPCNSLQPQEVSGNSNPAAEGRRLYTKNPRNDGKKQLTHRSKFFGRGHGDINKIEGTRGKGKPSEESKFLPSPKIEKLSHSPQFHKGKLSSSAKRDAPVTQSSPHQSPMRLRHQPSLKGSPKSESRRSSCSSSCHSPKLNSSRRNSPRLGSKTPSSNSPKSSPKAESPRVSHKKAASPNISKKSPSPRLTHGRIIKVVSPQGKNLFQRSPKNSPPSSCKKTENSNQKLGKLNGKKKSSNGDSRRSSVSSVKGTEDAKSSDTESQKDDVKQKETAQGDVADTHKTSESAKQCIKRSDAEKKPDEPTEDESKIVNELEEEPNVSGKKVRKEFDSEGNLDNKNNKGQLDEQTENVCNVETEAKPFKAMRREISDCRQRLDTFIENRSQQDNRQRYVYMASKMSGKLDAEIIQFFENQQQKPREIIRNEKLIQEHFKGSAKSEKRSKFIGSFFEKSVENTTTCDSKIIEDASKKADGDKESDSLPKDIKSDENSPQESKEIDMKENDRLGGRRKIDTESKNDNDEEEAQSQTEKSAENKEVSMTDPNHKAVESGIDSEIKEDVEKENSIKLVKESKGNSCIPPQCERNNQEKPEDLGKIRNSIPEESNLMKEDNNDTANYGEEDEEEEDEEEEEEEEEEEEETQAEAEVKVKKEELEEKKSQDTDKHEDELKKDIPNESDEMKDNLKREQNATKVSVTRRDEMIAKFKQDDGIMIEKIRSIKGSMNDQPPDVRKTDDADDGSSEKGEELTVTSLGDQERADDEIDELEKISLTGDQIDESLTEEEVENSAVNEGTKDATESQSRDASETESRSLTNNERNLKDYKAFAMDVKEHKNDNSCLLDNADETKTSQRTISISSPKDAVSHKIADQNKTDTQGAKHLIPVLNSNSNKESDDILEGITKEEVIRSPTVLKQEIHSVHFTLSPKDISRSRECISPNSEEDGDGMRRVISSTSFEFSKSDELQQAESTPNLKSPSVLEDDVFESNQNISDVASVEGREVEIAYTEIKVFGSHGDLYVPSAYTIAKQEPEVTYVNIPPKANLLTSSGNEIRIENIRLGGEPDKERSPTHKENRITRKLMPSHRRLTKTISEGNFRLASEPALDSDDGSTSKPAHLPSFKRSQTESEFEKDKLEAAVTDANKTSTVSEIFARGVSGKIRAKSRSVENIRLSSLSCVEITNPIDTPPIMKSNSSCRIVGVLKKKDSRENVLDLMSPPQGRDFESDIDDNNKSLVNQDTSPNQEDKKTQKQLHKQNSLLRIATEQIESTILEQAQPLESVFKESIKPVEALQGNFSVTSSTASESHIYENVPEVYKAGVIDISTHSEAEVNIDATEEKPKNLVAKVVHIYENLPAPGKLFDPPPGKMKDVPQSLPDAASLGSAVTGILKSQHIQEHSILKKENSCSGSLSYSERTETREYSRSPIISGRPPKISSEPASPRRSTFEKSSLKKRQPESESRIEKQKSNYMKQRSVRVGILKKQKSDITGVRLQKLHYFDNEFPGERRRSYSIGSELGKGSKSGKQDGSDEQNTDSYETSQANETSKLEITELERRCHSSISTSSNSSRSSAIDRILQSCAPCISSNTGSTLDLAQKPVVQPPAGESDTDSSNKGQFADESVVNESDSSKKSKNTRPHQVSSKPAFRASSSSSDVGASWSSEALSEIPSITQVAQNEEDLTVKSGHPDITLTPEKEVKLPTNGSDSVHNLTTTKTSLAADEPVIVAPSETSSVTDDIVSTDMEEKSSLQVTCERDGSSSTLQQGEPGDTDFYSELLDTILSVVDSQDPANAAGPTGLVSSPDAAGTKPSAISSKQIDNTRELQKNLKQKTLSVTVPAEHQYEIPEKHEPISPKKEEAERRAGTSDSDSTASLDSELAEVRRRVTERFPPAPREGSQASQESVLASPSAVCPMPNCTACRSQSINSSEPLVFSFDKPVASTCCEPARAASLSYVDQACDKNKKEMFVRSTSLPYDPEVYQNAETPYIVNEDEYLSAVSEDTGRLTPQSISLQLNYSTQLEVKLQGSSFQAMHEQMSVEDQSSESTPDQDSSQKTSVPADSSPKDDVPSGSNSDEQKDHSESSSNQLAEEMSQLRLENEKLSARNRSLQREVEELRRVKESMVEEDLQLKPQINQMTMELTHAKEALSALKADRKRLKAEKFDLLNQMKQLYATLEDKEKELRDFIRNYEQRMKESDESLRHLAAERDETEREKWNILKHARDESEKVVKLSAQLGLKEAEIKKLQDDLEMDGSMPIQIKLSPKLDVKENVIQGLSKSPLQTSEVRKQLTSVGYYSDAESVRTNGLPTPTASTPTCSPQPVSTPTPTPNGRGSSADSGVRLSSDRDSTASHDGGMGTPKESPSLSPLYATPSCIRDDRGGDSTPTGGPMPSGHSLNSSAMSGLASSNASSGGLSRSAEQLCERLAETSDTSKGRGSNTLSRKSNKSGGTWGSISRVFARQKKRAALDASLYDGNGSDKRASWSPSSSLCVSPLTEESYSEKLRLLEEAQHIPLERWKAPTVLAWLEVTLGMPQYGAMCAENVRSGKVLLELNDSELEAGLGISHPMHRKKLRLAIEELREPRLSRYPRISALGHTWVSSEWLPDLGLPQYCDAFANNLVDGRLLEALTKKELEKHLGVHRKFHQASIIHGVHLLRIVRFDRQILAERRRQSENVDCDPIVWTNLRWVKWARTIDLAEYADNLKDSGVHGALVVLESSFTADTMATALGIPQSKNIIRRHLATELESLVNPARQQLDEQARYAKLERRRQEKLAAGGSLGRSFSRSYGTGLERAEKDKRRASLRPLQKKVCAFTTLPSKFGTWRSSQGSLSRALGLRVREEINAAGNGGESSSSGGQSPAVSSRAHPHHPPQARPRSSVMPSGVYVHHETHRRVKSIGDIETITVTPV
- the LOC136835431 gene encoding uro-adherence factor A-like isoform X18 codes for the protein MVATEQDGGSIKPSTAVAGEPLKPDTCDPKRLEAEGERTYQCSADTGPGRVLHERSVDHTACTCCDKQLGSKEVHCSENRNAIVAAYSSSENIHETDNVANVCCKVKVQQSKEIIYKSDSEKNSDLNIFAVTSDNSSFILSNVSSVIEPNNDVIKCDDVTSVVAGEDNHLEQYKSSQRTDASSVEILENEANEYKETGKTEGKRSIENKGSVAVSDNQGNQNGTNLVPDNDPENLEGPWSSPQLAKVVQELVVCKKFNMTTAQAKKRQHNISRLDIPTKDRTVIFDSTKLSSKVKTEKVEISGIVGLETKKDSGSHDDLLKGVARKLKSSASRSKKSVTEKDKSSEIYSGTPEPCNSLQPQEVSGNSNPAAEGRRLYTKNPRNDGKKQLTHRSKFFGRGHGDINKIEGTRGKGKPSEESKFLPSPKIEKLSHSPQFHKGKLSSSAKRDAPVTQSSPHQSPMRLRHQPSLKGSPKSESRRSSCSSSCHSPKLNSSRRNSPRLGSKTPSSNSPKSSPKAESPRVSHKKAASPNISKKSPSPRLTHGRIIKVVSPQGKNLFQRSPKNSPPSSCKKTENSNQKLGKLNGKKKSSNGDSRRSSVSSVKGTEDAKSSDTESQKDDVKQKETAQGDVADTHKTSESAKQCIKRSDAEKKPDEPTEDESKIVNELEEEPNVSGKKVRKEFDSEGNLDNKNNKGQLDEQTENVCNVETEAKPFKAMRREISDCRQRLDTFIENRSQQDNRQRYVYMASKMSGKLDAEIIQFFENQQQKPREIIRNEKLIQEHFKGSAKSEKRSKFIGSFFEKSVENTTTCDSKIIEDASKKADGDKESDSLPKDIKSDENSPQESKEIDMKENDRLGGRRKIDTESKNDNDEEEAQSQTEKSAENKEVSMTDPNHKAVESGIDSEIKEDVEKENSIKLVKESKGNSCIPPQCERNNQEKPEDLGKIRNSIPEESNLMKEDNNDTANYGEEDEEEEDEEEEEEEEEEEEETQAEAEVKVKKEELEEKKSQDTDKHEDELKKDIPNESDEMKDNLKREQNATKVSVTRRDEMIAKFKQDDGIMIEKIRSIKGSMNDQPPDVRKTDDADDGSSEKGEELTVTSLGDQERADDEIDELEKISLTGDQIDESLTEEEVENSAVNEGTKDATESQSRDASETESRSLTNNERNLKDYKAFAMDVKEHKNDNSCLLDNADETKTSQRTISISSPKDAVSHKIADQNKTDTQGAKHLIPVLNSNSNKESDDILEGITKEEVIRSPTVLKQEIHSVHFTLSPKDISRSRECISPNSEEDGDGMRRVISSTSFEFSKSDELQQAESTPNLKSPSVLEDDVFESNQNISDVASVEGREVEIAYTEIKVFGSHGDLYVPSAYTIAKQEPEVTYVNIPPKANLLTSSGNEIRIENIRLGGEPDKERSPTHKENRITRKLMPSHRRLTKTISEGNFRLASEPALDSDDGSTSKPAHLPSFKRSQTESEFEKDKLEAAVTDANKTSTVSEIFARGVSGKIRAKSRSVENIRLSSLSCVEITNPIDTPPIMKSNSSCRIVGVLKKKDSRENVLDLMSPPQGRDFESDIDDNNKSLVNQDTSPNQEDKKTQKQLHKQNSLLRIATEQIESTILEQAQPLESVFKESIKPVEALQGNFSVTSSTASESHIYENVPEVYKAGVIDISTHSEAEVNIDATEEKPKNLVAKVVHIYENLPAPGKLFDPPPGKMKDVPQSLPDAASLGSAVTGILKSQHIQEHSILKKENSCSGSLSYSERTETREYSRSPIISGRPPKISSEPASPRRSTFEKSSLKKRQPESESRIEKQKSNYMKQRSVRVGILKKQKSDITGVRLQKLHYFDNEFPGERRRSYSIGSELGKGSKSGKQDGSDEQNTDSYETSQANETSKLEITELERRCHSSISTSSNSSRSSAIDRILQSCAPCISSNTGSTLDLAQKPVVQPPAGESDTDSSNKGQFADESVVNESDSSKKSKNTRPHQVSSKPAFRASSSSSDVGASWSSEALSEIPSITQVAQNEEDLTVKSGHPDITLTPEKEVKLPTNGSDSVHNLTTTKTSLAADEPVIVAPSETSSVTDDIVSTDMEEKSSLQVTCERDGSSSTLQQGEPGDTDFYSELLDTILSVVDSQDPANAAGPTGLVSSPDAAGTKPSAISSKQIDNTRELQKNLKQKTLSVTVPAEHQYEIPEKHEPISPKKEEAERRAGTSDSDSTASLDSELAEVRRRVTERFPPAPREGSQASQESVLASPSAVCPMPNCTACRSQSINSSEPLVFSFDKPVASTCCEPARAASLSYVDQACDKNKKEMFVRSTSLPYDPEVYQNAETPYIVNEDEYLSAVSEDTGRLTPQSISLQLNYSTQLEVKLQGSSFQAMHEQMSVEDQSSESTPDQDSSQKTSVPADSSPKDDVPSGSNSDEQKDHSESSSNQLAEEMSQLRLENEKLSARNRSLQREVEELRRVKESMVEEDLQLKPQINQMTMELTHAKEALSALKADRKRLKAEKFDLLNQMKQLYATLEDKEKELRDFIRNYEQVRKQLTSVGYYSDAESVRTNGLPTPTASTPTCSPQPVSTPTPTPNGRGSSADSGVRLSSDRDSTASHDGGMGTPKESPSLSPLYATPSCIRDDRGGDSTPTGGPMPSGHSLNSSAMSGLASSNASSGGLSRSAEQLCERLAETSDTSKGRGSNTLSRKSNKSGGTWGSISRVFARQKKRAALDASLYDGNGSDKRASWSPSSSLCVSPLTEESYSEKLRLLEEAQHIPLERWKAPTVLAWLEVTLGMPQYGAMCAENVRSGKVLLELNDSELEAGLGISHPMHRKKLRLAIEELREPRLSRYPRISALGHTWVSSEWLPDLGLPQYCDAFANNLVDGRLLEALTKKELEKHLGVHRKFHQASIIHGVHLLRIVRFDRQILAERRRQSENVDCDPIVWTNLRWVKWARTIDLAEYADNLKDSGVHGALVVLESSFTADTMATALGIPQSKNIIRRHLATELESLVNPARQQLDEQARYAKLERRRQEKLAAGGSLGRSFSRSYGTGLERAEKDKRRASLRGSLSRALGLRVREEINAAGNGGESSSSGGQSPAVSSRAHPHHPPQARPRSSVMPSGVYVHHETHRRVKSIGDIETITVTPV